Proteins from one Triticum aestivum cultivar Chinese Spring chromosome 7A, IWGSC CS RefSeq v2.1, whole genome shotgun sequence genomic window:
- the LOC123154746 gene encoding aspartyl protease family protein At5g10770 isoform X2: MASVSKLVLLLLCAYHTLVAHAGDDLGSYYKVLPAGSLESATVNCTDHKVSPASGGVVMVPLHHRHGPCSPVPSTKAPTLEEMLRRDRIRADYIRRRFSGVKGGGLEQTDVTVPTTLGLSLGTLQYVITVGIGSPAVNQTMFIDTGSDVSWVQCKPCLRCHSQADSLFDPRSSSTYSPFTCSSAACAQLRQDGQGNGCSSSQCQYIVNYGDGSRTTGTYSSDTLSLGSNAVSNFQFGCSQSESGLLLNDQTAGLIGLGGGAQSLATQTAGTFGKAFSYCLPPTPGSSGFLTLGAATSGFVVKTPLLRSRQVPAYYIVSLQAIRVGGRQLNIPTTVFSAGSLMDSGTIITRLPRTAYSALSSAFKAGMKQYPPAQPMGILDTCFDFSGQSSIRIPSVALVFSGGAIVNLAPEGIILESCLAFAANRDDSSLGIIGNVQQRTFEVLYDVGGGALGFNAGAC, encoded by the exons ATGGCATCGGTTTCGAAGCTTGTGCTTCTCCTGCTGTGCGCCTACCACACTCTCGTTGCTCACGCAGGAGATGATCTTGGCAGTTACTACAAGGTTCTGCCCGCTGGCTCTCTGGAATCTGCCACCGTCAACTGCACCGATCACAAAG TGAGTCCAGCATCCGGCGGCGTCGTCATGGTGCCGTTGCACCACCGGCACGGCCCATGCTCCCCTGTCCCCTCCACGAAGGCGCCGACCTTGGAGGAGATGCTCCGGCGTGACCGGATCCGAGCTGACTACATCAGGCGGAGGTTCTCTGGCGTCAAGGGTGGCGGCCTCGAGCAAACGGACGTAACCGTGCCTACCACGCTGGGCCTCTCCCTGGGCACGTTGCAGTACGTGATCACCGTCGGCATCGGCTCGCCGGCCGTGAACCAGACCATGTTCATCGACACAGGCAGCGACGTGTCATGGGTGCAGTGCAAGCCGTGCTTGCGGTGCCACTCGCAGGCGGACTCGCTCTTCGACCCCAGATCGTCGAGCACCTACTCCCCGTTCACCTGCAGCTCCGCCGCCTGCGCGCAGCTCCGCCAGGACGGCCAAGGAAACGGCTGCTCCAGCTCCCAGTGCCAGTACATTGTCAACTACGGCGATGGTTCAAGAACCACCGGGACCTACAGCTCTGACACGCTCTCGCTGGGCTCCAACGCCGTCAGCAACTTCCAGTTCGGGTGCAGCCAGTCTGAGTCGGGCCTCCTTCTCAACGACCAGACCGCTGGGCTcatcgggcttggcggcggcgctcAGTCGCTGGCCACCCAGACCGCGGGGACCTTCGGCAAGGCCTTCTCGTACTGCCTCCCGCCGACTCCGGGCTCGTCCGGCTTCCTCACTCTGGGTGCAGCAACCTCGGGTTTCGTCGTCAAGACACCGTTGCTGAGGAGCAGGCAGGTCCCGGCGTACTACATCGTGTCTCTTCAGGCCATCAGGGTGGGAGGCAGGCAGCTCAACATACCCACCACGGTCTTTTCCGCCGGGTCGCTCATGGACTCCGGCACAATCATCACGCGCCTGCCGCGGACCGCGTACTCGGCGCTGTCGTCGGCGTTCAAGGCCGGCATGAAGCAGTACCCGCCGGCGCAGCCCATGGGCATCTTGGACACGTGCTTCGACTTCAGTGGCCAGTCCAGCATCAGAATACCGAGCGTTGCACTGGTGTTCTCCGGGGGCGCCATCGTCAACCTCGCCCCCGAGGGGATCATTCTGGAGAGCTGCCTCGCCTTCGCGGCCAACCGCGATGACAGCTCCCTCGGCATTATCGGCAACGTGCAGCAGCGGACGTTCGAGGTGCTCTACGACGTTGGTGGCGGCGCCCTGGGGTTCAACGCAGGCGCATGCTGA
- the LOC123154746 gene encoding aspartyl protease family protein At5g10770 isoform X1 gives MASVSKLVLLLLCAYHTLVAHAGDDLGSYYKVLPAGSLESATVNCTDHKAVSPASGGVVMVPLHHRHGPCSPVPSTKAPTLEEMLRRDRIRADYIRRRFSGVKGGGLEQTDVTVPTTLGLSLGTLQYVITVGIGSPAVNQTMFIDTGSDVSWVQCKPCLRCHSQADSLFDPRSSSTYSPFTCSSAACAQLRQDGQGNGCSSSQCQYIVNYGDGSRTTGTYSSDTLSLGSNAVSNFQFGCSQSESGLLLNDQTAGLIGLGGGAQSLATQTAGTFGKAFSYCLPPTPGSSGFLTLGAATSGFVVKTPLLRSRQVPAYYIVSLQAIRVGGRQLNIPTTVFSAGSLMDSGTIITRLPRTAYSALSSAFKAGMKQYPPAQPMGILDTCFDFSGQSSIRIPSVALVFSGGAIVNLAPEGIILESCLAFAANRDDSSLGIIGNVQQRTFEVLYDVGGGALGFNAGAC, from the exons ATGGCATCGGTTTCGAAGCTTGTGCTTCTCCTGCTGTGCGCCTACCACACTCTCGTTGCTCACGCAGGAGATGATCTTGGCAGTTACTACAAGGTTCTGCCCGCTGGCTCTCTGGAATCTGCCACCGTCAACTGCACCGATCACAAAG CAGTGAGTCCAGCATCCGGCGGCGTCGTCATGGTGCCGTTGCACCACCGGCACGGCCCATGCTCCCCTGTCCCCTCCACGAAGGCGCCGACCTTGGAGGAGATGCTCCGGCGTGACCGGATCCGAGCTGACTACATCAGGCGGAGGTTCTCTGGCGTCAAGGGTGGCGGCCTCGAGCAAACGGACGTAACCGTGCCTACCACGCTGGGCCTCTCCCTGGGCACGTTGCAGTACGTGATCACCGTCGGCATCGGCTCGCCGGCCGTGAACCAGACCATGTTCATCGACACAGGCAGCGACGTGTCATGGGTGCAGTGCAAGCCGTGCTTGCGGTGCCACTCGCAGGCGGACTCGCTCTTCGACCCCAGATCGTCGAGCACCTACTCCCCGTTCACCTGCAGCTCCGCCGCCTGCGCGCAGCTCCGCCAGGACGGCCAAGGAAACGGCTGCTCCAGCTCCCAGTGCCAGTACATTGTCAACTACGGCGATGGTTCAAGAACCACCGGGACCTACAGCTCTGACACGCTCTCGCTGGGCTCCAACGCCGTCAGCAACTTCCAGTTCGGGTGCAGCCAGTCTGAGTCGGGCCTCCTTCTCAACGACCAGACCGCTGGGCTcatcgggcttggcggcggcgctcAGTCGCTGGCCACCCAGACCGCGGGGACCTTCGGCAAGGCCTTCTCGTACTGCCTCCCGCCGACTCCGGGCTCGTCCGGCTTCCTCACTCTGGGTGCAGCAACCTCGGGTTTCGTCGTCAAGACACCGTTGCTGAGGAGCAGGCAGGTCCCGGCGTACTACATCGTGTCTCTTCAGGCCATCAGGGTGGGAGGCAGGCAGCTCAACATACCCACCACGGTCTTTTCCGCCGGGTCGCTCATGGACTCCGGCACAATCATCACGCGCCTGCCGCGGACCGCGTACTCGGCGCTGTCGTCGGCGTTCAAGGCCGGCATGAAGCAGTACCCGCCGGCGCAGCCCATGGGCATCTTGGACACGTGCTTCGACTTCAGTGGCCAGTCCAGCATCAGAATACCGAGCGTTGCACTGGTGTTCTCCGGGGGCGCCATCGTCAACCTCGCCCCCGAGGGGATCATTCTGGAGAGCTGCCTCGCCTTCGCGGCCAACCGCGATGACAGCTCCCTCGGCATTATCGGCAACGTGCAGCAGCGGACGTTCGAGGTGCTCTACGACGTTGGTGGCGGCGCCCTGGGGTTCAACGCAGGCGCATGCTGA